The genomic region GTCGGTGAAGGACACCTGCACCCCGGGCTCGAGCGCCAGCGCGTCCACGTCGGTCGCGTTGCTCACCCGTGGCAGCCGGACGACGGCCACCCGCAGCGGCTCGTCACCGACGGCCGGCCCGGCGAAGTCCGGCGCCAGGTCCATGCCGAGGGAGTCCTCGAGGTCGAGCCGCAGGCCGCGTACCCAGGGCAGGGTGCCGAGCACCGGGCGCCCGGTCAGGCCCCGGAGGATCTCCAGCCCTGGGGCCAGCAGCGCGGGGTCACCGCGGAACTTGTTGACCACGAACCCGGCGACGAGCGCCTGGTCGAGCGGGGAGAGCAGCGCCAGCGTGCCGTGCATGGCGGCGAACACCCCGCCGCGGTCGATGTCGCCGACCACCACGACCGGCAGGCCGGCGGCACGGGCCAGGCCCATGTTGGCGATGTCGCGGTCGCGCAGGTTGATCTCGGCCGGGCTGCCGGCGCCCTCGCACACGACGACGTCGAACCGCTCGCGCAGGCCGGCCAGGGCCTCCAGCGCGGTGCGGAGCAGCCGCGGCTTGAGGTCGCGGTAGCTCATCGCGTCGACCTCGGCCACGGGGCGGCCGAGCAGCACGACCTGGCTGTGCCGGTCGCTGCCCGGCTTGAGCAGGACCGGGTTCATGGCGGCCTCGGCCTCGACCCCGGCGGCGGCGGCCTGCACCGCCTGGGCACGCCCGATCTCGGCGCCGTCGGCGGTGACCCAGGAGTTCAGCGACATGTTCTGGGCCTTGAAGGGCGCGACCTTCACCCCACTGCGCGCGAGCCAGCGGCAGATCCCCGCGGTCAGGACGCTCTTGCCCGCGTCGGAGGTCGTGCCCGCGACGAGCAGGCCGCCGCCGGTCACGAGCGCCACCCCCGCAGGCACGCCCGGGCGACGGCCGCGCCGACGGCGAGCGCCAGCGCAGCGCGCTCGACGGCCAGCGAGAGCCGGGCGGCGCGCGCGACGTCGGCCACCCCGGGCGCGGGGCCGTCGCCGAGCTCGGGCCGGTCCTCGACGCGGCCGGCGTAGACGTTGCGCCCGCCGAGCCGGACGCCCAGCGCCCCGGCGAAGGCGGCCTCGCAGCGGCCGGCGTTCGGGCTGGGATGCGCGGCCCCGTCCCGGCGCAGCGCCCGCCACGCGGCCGCCGGCGAGCCCCCCACGAGGGGCGCGGCGGCGACGGCGAGCAGGCCGGTCAGCCGGGCGGGGGCCAGGTTGGCGACGTCGTCGAGCCGGGCCGCCGCCCAGCCGAACCGCTCGTGCCGGGGCGTGCGGTGCCCGACCATCGCGTCCAGCGTGTTGGCCGCGCGGTACGCCAGCAGGCCCGGCACGCCCGCCACCGCGCCCCAGACGAGGGGCGCGACGACCGCGTCGGAGGTGTTCTCCGCCACGGACTCCACCGTGGCGCGGGCCAGGCCCGCGGCGTCCAGGGCGGACGGGTCCCGCCCGCACAGGTGCGGCAGCCGGGCGCGGGCGGCGCCCAGGTCCCCCGCGACCAGGGAATCGCTCATGGCGCTCGCCTCGCGACGCAGCGTGGTGCCGCCGAGGACGGCCCAGGTCGCGGCGGCGCAGAGCGCCAGCCGGAGCGAAGCCGGGGCGGAGCCGAGCCGGCGGTCCAGCAGCCGGGCCGCGGCGTACGTCCCTCCCACGCAGGCCAGGGCGTAGGCCGAGCCCCGCAGCCGCGACGGCGCCCAGACCCGGCTCTCGAGCGCGCCGGCGGCCCGGCCGAAGGCGGCGACGGGATGCCCGCGCCGGGGGT from Motilibacter aurantiacus harbors:
- a CDS encoding cobyric acid synthase, producing the protein MTGGGLLVAGTTSDAGKSVLTAGICRWLARSGVKVAPFKAQNMSLNSWVTADGAEIGRAQAVQAAAAGVEAEAAMNPVLLKPGSDRHSQVVLLGRPVAEVDAMSYRDLKPRLLRTALEALAGLRERFDVVVCEGAGSPAEINLRDRDIANMGLARAAGLPVVVVGDIDRGGVFAAMHGTLALLSPLDQALVAGFVVNKFRGDPALLAPGLEILRGLTGRPVLGTLPWVRGLRLDLEDSLGMDLAPDFAGPAVGDEPLRVAVVRLPRVSNATDVDALALEPGVQVSFTDRPEDVLAADLAVLPGSRATVSDLAWARGRGLAAALAARAAAGRPVLGICGGYQMLGTRIEDDVESRAGAVEGLGLLPVATRFAPDKTLGRPTGTALTSGERVSAYEIHHGLVTRQSGDALFGTDDGGSEGCRAGPVWGTTWHGVLENDGFRRAFLADVAAAAGRRFVPAPATSFAAAREARLDVLGDLVEQHLDTDALLRLIEQGCPPGLPFVPPGAPEVTVPEVHP
- a CDS encoding cobalamin biosynthesis protein translates to MLARPRPGARPSVVLPLGLLAGAAVDRLVGDPRRGHPVAAFGRAAGALESRVWAPSRLRGSAYALACVGGTYAAARLLDRRLGSAPASLRLALCAAATWAVLGGTTLRREASAMSDSLVAGDLGAARARLPHLCGRDPSALDAAGLARATVESVAENTSDAVVAPLVWGAVAGVPGLLAYRAANTLDAMVGHRTPRHERFGWAAARLDDVANLAPARLTGLLAVAAAPLVGGSPAAAWRALRRDGAAHPSPNAGRCEAAFAGALGVRLGGRNVYAGRVEDRPELGDGPAPGVADVARAARLSLAVERAALALAVGAAVARACLRGWRS